The following are encoded in a window of Lynx canadensis isolate LIC74 chromosome B1, mLynCan4.pri.v2, whole genome shotgun sequence genomic DNA:
- the ETNPPL gene encoding ethanolamine-phosphate phospho-lyase isoform X2, with protein sequence MCELYSKQDTLALRRKHIGPSCKVFFAADPIKIVRAQGQYMFDERGEQYLDCINNVAHVGHCHPEVVTAALKQMELLNTNSRFLHDNIVEYARRLSATLPERLSVCYFTNSGSEANDLALRLARQFRGHQDVITLDHAYHGHLSSLIEISPYKFRKGKDVKKEFVHVAPTPDTYRGKYREDHADPAGAYADEVKKIIEEAHNSGRKIAAFIAESMQSCGGQIIPPAGYFQKVAEYVHRAGGVFIADEVQVGFGRVGKHFWSFQMHGEDFVPDIVTMGKPMGNGHPMACVVTTKEIAESFSSSGMEYFNTYGGNPVSSAIGLAVLNVIESEDLQGNATRVGDYLTGLLNKQKAKHTLIGDIRGIGLFIGIDLVKDQQKRTPATDEAQHVIYKMKEKQVLLSADGPHRNVLKIKPPMCFTEEDAKFMVDQLDEILTVVEEAIGAKSESMTSENTPCRTKFWKLEVQDQARRSMAGF encoded by the exons ATGTGCGAGCTGTACAGCAAGCAGGACACCCTGGCGCTGAGGAGGAAGCACATCGG GCCTTCATGCAAAGTGTTCTTTGCTGCGGATCCCATCAAAATAGTGCGAGCCCAGGGGCAGTACATGTTTGACGAGAGAGGTGAACAGTACCTGGACTGCATCAACAACGTGGCGCACG TGGGACACTGTCACCCGGAAGTGGTCACGGCTGCCCTGAAACAGATGGAACTGCTAAACACAAATTCTCGATTCCTTCATGACAATATTGTTGAGTATGCCAGGCGCCTTTCAGCAACCCTGCCGGAGAGGCTCTCTGTTTGCTATTTTACAAACTCAGG ATCTGAAGCCAATGACTTAGCCTTACGCTTGGCTCGGCAGTTCAGAGGCCACCAAGATGTGATCACTCTTGACCA tgcttaCCATGGTCACCTATCATCTTTAATTGAGATCAGTCCATACAAATTCCGAAAGGGCAAAGATGTCAAGAAAGAATTTGTGCATGTG GCACCAACTCCAGATACTTAcagaggaaaatacagagaagATCATGCAGACCCAGCTGGCGCTTATGCAGATGAAGTGAAGAAAATTATTGAAGAAGCTCATAACAGTGGAAGGAAG ATTGCTGCCTTTATTGCTGAATCCATGCAGAGTTGTGGCGGACAAATAATTCCTCCAGCAGGCTACTTCCAGAAAGTGGCAGA aTATGTACACAGAGCAGGAGGTGTGTTTATAGCTGATGAAGTTCAGGTGGGCTTTGGCCGAGTTGGAAAACATTTCTGGAGCTTCCAAATGCATGGTGAAGATTTTGTTCCAGACATTGTCACGATGGGGAAACCAATGGGCAATGGCCACCCAATGGCATGCGTTGTAACAACCAAAGAAATTGCAGAGTCCTTCAGCAGTTCTGGGATGGAATACTTCAATACG TATGGAGGAAATCCAGTATCTTCTGCTATTGGTTTGGCTGTCCTGAATGTAATTGAAAGTGAAGACCTTCAAGGAAATGCCACAAGAGTGGGGGATTATCTTACTGGATTACTCAATAAACAGAAGGCTAAACATACTTTAATAGGAGATATCAG GGGCATTGGCCTGTTTATTGGAATTGACTTGGTGAAAGACCAGCAGAAAAGGACCCCCGCCACAGATGAGGCTCAACATGTCATCTACAA GATGAAAGAAAAGCAAGTGCTTCTCAGTGCCGACGGACCTCATAGAAATGTGCTTAAAATAAAACCACCTATGTGCTTCACTGAAGAAGATGCCAAGTTTATGGTGGACCAACTCGATGAGATTCTAACAG TTGTGGAAGAAGCCATCGGAGCCAAAAGTGAGAGTATGACCTCTGAGAATACTCCGTGCAGAACAAAG
- the ETNPPL gene encoding ethanolamine-phosphate phospho-lyase isoform X4 produces the protein MCELYSKQDTLALRRKHIGPSCKVFFAADPIKIVRAQGQYMFDERGEQYLDCINNVAHVGHCHPEVVTAALKQMELLNTNSRFLHDNIVEYARRLSATLPERLSVCYFTNSGSEANDLALRLARQFRGHQDVITLDHAYHGHLSSLIEISPYKFRKGKDVKKEFVHVAPTPDTYRGKYREDHADPAGAYADEVKKIIEEAHNSGRKIAAFIAESMQSCGGQIIPPAGYFQKVAEYVHRAGGVFIADEVQVGFGRVGKHFWSFQMHGEDFVPDIVTMGKPMGNGHPMACVVTTKEIAESFSSSGMEYFNTYGGNPVSSAIGLAVLNVIESEDLQGNATRVGDYLTGLLNKQKAKHTLIGDIRGIGLFIGIDLVKDQQKRTPATDEAQHVIYKMKEKQVLLSADGPHRNVLKIKPPMCFTEEDAKFMVDQLDEILTVVEEAIGAKSESMTSENTPCRTKVPHGHLKVY, from the exons ATGTGCGAGCTGTACAGCAAGCAGGACACCCTGGCGCTGAGGAGGAAGCACATCGG GCCTTCATGCAAAGTGTTCTTTGCTGCGGATCCCATCAAAATAGTGCGAGCCCAGGGGCAGTACATGTTTGACGAGAGAGGTGAACAGTACCTGGACTGCATCAACAACGTGGCGCACG TGGGACACTGTCACCCGGAAGTGGTCACGGCTGCCCTGAAACAGATGGAACTGCTAAACACAAATTCTCGATTCCTTCATGACAATATTGTTGAGTATGCCAGGCGCCTTTCAGCAACCCTGCCGGAGAGGCTCTCTGTTTGCTATTTTACAAACTCAGG ATCTGAAGCCAATGACTTAGCCTTACGCTTGGCTCGGCAGTTCAGAGGCCACCAAGATGTGATCACTCTTGACCA tgcttaCCATGGTCACCTATCATCTTTAATTGAGATCAGTCCATACAAATTCCGAAAGGGCAAAGATGTCAAGAAAGAATTTGTGCATGTG GCACCAACTCCAGATACTTAcagaggaaaatacagagaagATCATGCAGACCCAGCTGGCGCTTATGCAGATGAAGTGAAGAAAATTATTGAAGAAGCTCATAACAGTGGAAGGAAG ATTGCTGCCTTTATTGCTGAATCCATGCAGAGTTGTGGCGGACAAATAATTCCTCCAGCAGGCTACTTCCAGAAAGTGGCAGA aTATGTACACAGAGCAGGAGGTGTGTTTATAGCTGATGAAGTTCAGGTGGGCTTTGGCCGAGTTGGAAAACATTTCTGGAGCTTCCAAATGCATGGTGAAGATTTTGTTCCAGACATTGTCACGATGGGGAAACCAATGGGCAATGGCCACCCAATGGCATGCGTTGTAACAACCAAAGAAATTGCAGAGTCCTTCAGCAGTTCTGGGATGGAATACTTCAATACG TATGGAGGAAATCCAGTATCTTCTGCTATTGGTTTGGCTGTCCTGAATGTAATTGAAAGTGAAGACCTTCAAGGAAATGCCACAAGAGTGGGGGATTATCTTACTGGATTACTCAATAAACAGAAGGCTAAACATACTTTAATAGGAGATATCAG GGGCATTGGCCTGTTTATTGGAATTGACTTGGTGAAAGACCAGCAGAAAAGGACCCCCGCCACAGATGAGGCTCAACATGTCATCTACAA GATGAAAGAAAAGCAAGTGCTTCTCAGTGCCGACGGACCTCATAGAAATGTGCTTAAAATAAAACCACCTATGTGCTTCACTGAAGAAGATGCCAAGTTTATGGTGGACCAACTCGATGAGATTCTAACAG TTGTGGAAGAAGCCATCGGAGCCAAAAGTGAGAGTATGACCTCTGAGAATACTCCGTGCAGAACAAAG
- the ETNPPL gene encoding ethanolamine-phosphate phospho-lyase isoform X5 → MCELYSKQDTLALRRKHIGPSCKVFFAADPIKIVRAQGQYMFDERGEQYLDCINNVAHVGHCHPEVVTAALKQMELLNTNSRFLHDNIVEYARRLSATLPERLSVCYFTNSGSEANDLALRLARQFRGHQDVITLDHAYHGHLSSLIEISPYKFRKGKDVKKEFVHVAPTPDTYRGKYREDHADPAGAYADEVKKIIEEAHNSGRKIAAFIAESMQSCGGQIIPPAGYFQKVAEYVHRAGGVFIADEVQVGFGRVGKHFWSFQMHGEDFVPDIVTMGKPMGNGHPMACVVTTKEIAESFSSSGMEYFNTYGGNPVSSAIGLAVLNVIESEDLQGNATRVGDYLTGLLNKQKAKHTLIGDIRGIGLFIGIDLVKDQQKRTPATDEAQHVIYKMKEKQVLLSADGPHRNVLKIKPPMCFTEEDAKFMVDQLDEILTVVEEAIGAKSESMTSENTPCRTKNCFFT, encoded by the exons ATGTGCGAGCTGTACAGCAAGCAGGACACCCTGGCGCTGAGGAGGAAGCACATCGG GCCTTCATGCAAAGTGTTCTTTGCTGCGGATCCCATCAAAATAGTGCGAGCCCAGGGGCAGTACATGTTTGACGAGAGAGGTGAACAGTACCTGGACTGCATCAACAACGTGGCGCACG TGGGACACTGTCACCCGGAAGTGGTCACGGCTGCCCTGAAACAGATGGAACTGCTAAACACAAATTCTCGATTCCTTCATGACAATATTGTTGAGTATGCCAGGCGCCTTTCAGCAACCCTGCCGGAGAGGCTCTCTGTTTGCTATTTTACAAACTCAGG ATCTGAAGCCAATGACTTAGCCTTACGCTTGGCTCGGCAGTTCAGAGGCCACCAAGATGTGATCACTCTTGACCA tgcttaCCATGGTCACCTATCATCTTTAATTGAGATCAGTCCATACAAATTCCGAAAGGGCAAAGATGTCAAGAAAGAATTTGTGCATGTG GCACCAACTCCAGATACTTAcagaggaaaatacagagaagATCATGCAGACCCAGCTGGCGCTTATGCAGATGAAGTGAAGAAAATTATTGAAGAAGCTCATAACAGTGGAAGGAAG ATTGCTGCCTTTATTGCTGAATCCATGCAGAGTTGTGGCGGACAAATAATTCCTCCAGCAGGCTACTTCCAGAAAGTGGCAGA aTATGTACACAGAGCAGGAGGTGTGTTTATAGCTGATGAAGTTCAGGTGGGCTTTGGCCGAGTTGGAAAACATTTCTGGAGCTTCCAAATGCATGGTGAAGATTTTGTTCCAGACATTGTCACGATGGGGAAACCAATGGGCAATGGCCACCCAATGGCATGCGTTGTAACAACCAAAGAAATTGCAGAGTCCTTCAGCAGTTCTGGGATGGAATACTTCAATACG TATGGAGGAAATCCAGTATCTTCTGCTATTGGTTTGGCTGTCCTGAATGTAATTGAAAGTGAAGACCTTCAAGGAAATGCCACAAGAGTGGGGGATTATCTTACTGGATTACTCAATAAACAGAAGGCTAAACATACTTTAATAGGAGATATCAG GGGCATTGGCCTGTTTATTGGAATTGACTTGGTGAAAGACCAGCAGAAAAGGACCCCCGCCACAGATGAGGCTCAACATGTCATCTACAA GATGAAAGAAAAGCAAGTGCTTCTCAGTGCCGACGGACCTCATAGAAATGTGCTTAAAATAAAACCACCTATGTGCTTCACTGAAGAAGATGCCAAGTTTATGGTGGACCAACTCGATGAGATTCTAACAG TTGTGGAAGAAGCCATCGGAGCCAAAAGTGAGAGTATGACCTCTGAGAATACTCCGTGCAGAACAAAG
- the ETNPPL gene encoding ethanolamine-phosphate phospho-lyase isoform X6: MCELYSKQDTLALRRKHIGPSCKVFFAADPIKIVRAQGQYMFDERGEQYLDCINNVAHVGHCHPEVVTAALKQMELLNTNSRFLHDNIVEYARRLSATLPERLSVCYFTNSGSEANDLALRLARQFRGHQDVITLDHAYHGHLSSLIEISPYKFRKGKDVKKEFVHVAPTPDTYRGKYREDHADPAGAYADEVKKIIEEAHNSGRKIAAFIAESMQSCGGQIIPPAGYFQKVAEYVHRAGGVFIADEVQVGFGRVGKHFWSFQMHGEDFVPDIVTMGKPMGNGHPMACVVTTKEIAESFSSSGMEYFNTYGGNPVSSAIGLAVLNVIESEDLQGNATRVGDYLTGLLNKQKAKHTLIGDIRGIGLFIGIDLVKDQQKRTPATDEAQHVIYNCGRSHRSQK; encoded by the exons ATGTGCGAGCTGTACAGCAAGCAGGACACCCTGGCGCTGAGGAGGAAGCACATCGG GCCTTCATGCAAAGTGTTCTTTGCTGCGGATCCCATCAAAATAGTGCGAGCCCAGGGGCAGTACATGTTTGACGAGAGAGGTGAACAGTACCTGGACTGCATCAACAACGTGGCGCACG TGGGACACTGTCACCCGGAAGTGGTCACGGCTGCCCTGAAACAGATGGAACTGCTAAACACAAATTCTCGATTCCTTCATGACAATATTGTTGAGTATGCCAGGCGCCTTTCAGCAACCCTGCCGGAGAGGCTCTCTGTTTGCTATTTTACAAACTCAGG ATCTGAAGCCAATGACTTAGCCTTACGCTTGGCTCGGCAGTTCAGAGGCCACCAAGATGTGATCACTCTTGACCA tgcttaCCATGGTCACCTATCATCTTTAATTGAGATCAGTCCATACAAATTCCGAAAGGGCAAAGATGTCAAGAAAGAATTTGTGCATGTG GCACCAACTCCAGATACTTAcagaggaaaatacagagaagATCATGCAGACCCAGCTGGCGCTTATGCAGATGAAGTGAAGAAAATTATTGAAGAAGCTCATAACAGTGGAAGGAAG ATTGCTGCCTTTATTGCTGAATCCATGCAGAGTTGTGGCGGACAAATAATTCCTCCAGCAGGCTACTTCCAGAAAGTGGCAGA aTATGTACACAGAGCAGGAGGTGTGTTTATAGCTGATGAAGTTCAGGTGGGCTTTGGCCGAGTTGGAAAACATTTCTGGAGCTTCCAAATGCATGGTGAAGATTTTGTTCCAGACATTGTCACGATGGGGAAACCAATGGGCAATGGCCACCCAATGGCATGCGTTGTAACAACCAAAGAAATTGCAGAGTCCTTCAGCAGTTCTGGGATGGAATACTTCAATACG TATGGAGGAAATCCAGTATCTTCTGCTATTGGTTTGGCTGTCCTGAATGTAATTGAAAGTGAAGACCTTCAAGGAAATGCCACAAGAGTGGGGGATTATCTTACTGGATTACTCAATAAACAGAAGGCTAAACATACTTTAATAGGAGATATCAG GGGCATTGGCCTGTTTATTGGAATTGACTTGGTGAAAGACCAGCAGAAAAGGACCCCCGCCACAGATGAGGCTCAACATGTCATCTACAA TTGTGGAAGAAGCCATCGGAGCCAAAAGTGA
- the ETNPPL gene encoding ethanolamine-phosphate phospho-lyase isoform X1 — MCELYSKQDTLALRRKHIGPSCKVFFAADPIKIVRAQGQYMFDERGEQYLDCINNVAHVGHCHPEVVTAALKQMELLNTNSRFLHDNIVEYARRLSATLPERLSVCYFTNSGSEANDLALRLARQFRGHQDVITLDHAYHGHLSSLIEISPYKFRKGKDVKKEFVHVAPTPDTYRGKYREDHADPAGAYADEVKKIIEEAHNSGRKIAAFIAESMQSCGGQIIPPAGYFQKVAEYVHRAGGVFIADEVQVGFGRVGKHFWSFQMHGEDFVPDIVTMGKPMGNGHPMACVVTTKEIAESFSSSGMEYFNTYGGNPVSSAIGLAVLNVIESEDLQGNATRVGDYLTGLLNKQKAKHTLIGDIRGIGLFIGIDLVKDQQKRTPATDEAQHVIYKMKEKQVLLSADGPHRNVLKIKPPMCFTEEDAKFMVDQLDEILTVVEEAIGAKSESMTSENTPCRTKMPNEAQSELLSEGTSDPRENPSRKRNGLCTDKHSLLSKRLKT; from the exons ATGTGCGAGCTGTACAGCAAGCAGGACACCCTGGCGCTGAGGAGGAAGCACATCGG GCCTTCATGCAAAGTGTTCTTTGCTGCGGATCCCATCAAAATAGTGCGAGCCCAGGGGCAGTACATGTTTGACGAGAGAGGTGAACAGTACCTGGACTGCATCAACAACGTGGCGCACG TGGGACACTGTCACCCGGAAGTGGTCACGGCTGCCCTGAAACAGATGGAACTGCTAAACACAAATTCTCGATTCCTTCATGACAATATTGTTGAGTATGCCAGGCGCCTTTCAGCAACCCTGCCGGAGAGGCTCTCTGTTTGCTATTTTACAAACTCAGG ATCTGAAGCCAATGACTTAGCCTTACGCTTGGCTCGGCAGTTCAGAGGCCACCAAGATGTGATCACTCTTGACCA tgcttaCCATGGTCACCTATCATCTTTAATTGAGATCAGTCCATACAAATTCCGAAAGGGCAAAGATGTCAAGAAAGAATTTGTGCATGTG GCACCAACTCCAGATACTTAcagaggaaaatacagagaagATCATGCAGACCCAGCTGGCGCTTATGCAGATGAAGTGAAGAAAATTATTGAAGAAGCTCATAACAGTGGAAGGAAG ATTGCTGCCTTTATTGCTGAATCCATGCAGAGTTGTGGCGGACAAATAATTCCTCCAGCAGGCTACTTCCAGAAAGTGGCAGA aTATGTACACAGAGCAGGAGGTGTGTTTATAGCTGATGAAGTTCAGGTGGGCTTTGGCCGAGTTGGAAAACATTTCTGGAGCTTCCAAATGCATGGTGAAGATTTTGTTCCAGACATTGTCACGATGGGGAAACCAATGGGCAATGGCCACCCAATGGCATGCGTTGTAACAACCAAAGAAATTGCAGAGTCCTTCAGCAGTTCTGGGATGGAATACTTCAATACG TATGGAGGAAATCCAGTATCTTCTGCTATTGGTTTGGCTGTCCTGAATGTAATTGAAAGTGAAGACCTTCAAGGAAATGCCACAAGAGTGGGGGATTATCTTACTGGATTACTCAATAAACAGAAGGCTAAACATACTTTAATAGGAGATATCAG GGGCATTGGCCTGTTTATTGGAATTGACTTGGTGAAAGACCAGCAGAAAAGGACCCCCGCCACAGATGAGGCTCAACATGTCATCTACAA GATGAAAGAAAAGCAAGTGCTTCTCAGTGCCGACGGACCTCATAGAAATGTGCTTAAAATAAAACCACCTATGTGCTTCACTGAAGAAGATGCCAAGTTTATGGTGGACCAACTCGATGAGATTCTAACAG TTGTGGAAGAAGCCATCGGAGCCAAAAGTGAGAGTATGACCTCTGAGAATACTCCGTGCAGAACAAAG ATGCCTAACGAAGCACAGTCGGAATTGCTCAGTGAAGGCACCTCGGATCCCAGAGAAAATCCCAGCCGAAAGAGAAATGGATTGTGCACAGATAAGCACTCGCTGCTCAGTAAGAGGCTCAAGACATGa